In Streptomyces violaceusniger Tu 4113, one DNA window encodes the following:
- a CDS encoding LLM class flavin-dependent oxidoreductase: MPLTSKPLRKLGFLTIGLFDGADPHRGHESTLGIIEMGERLGFDSAWVRHRHLQYGISSPMAVLAAASQRTSRIELGTAVIPVGWENPLRLAEDLATVDILSRGRLNPGVSVGPPNHYDQVKGALYPDTADLEDFSHERVRRLLDFVRGEPVTDFSGVEGFEVFSDRVQPHSPGLGRRMWYGGGSLRSAQWAGEHGMNLLTSSVVKAEESEDFAEIQLSHIRTFRAHHPDGDRARVSQGLVVIPTDTASPGQRAKYEQYALQRMPRTATPQGPARMMFAPDLVGTSEEIAERLASHAAFREVDEVAFALPFTFDHEDYVQILTDIATRLGPALGWQAAP, from the coding sequence ATGCCGCTGACCTCGAAACCCCTACGGAAGCTGGGTTTCCTGACCATAGGGCTGTTCGACGGGGCCGACCCTCACCGGGGCCATGAGTCGACACTGGGGATCATCGAGATGGGCGAGCGGCTGGGCTTCGACAGCGCCTGGGTGCGCCACCGCCATCTGCAATACGGCATCTCCTCCCCGATGGCCGTGCTGGCGGCGGCTTCGCAGCGCACCAGCCGCATCGAGCTGGGCACCGCGGTCATACCCGTGGGATGGGAGAACCCGCTGCGGCTGGCCGAAGACCTGGCGACAGTCGACATCCTGTCCCGGGGCCGCCTCAACCCGGGCGTCAGTGTCGGTCCGCCGAACCACTACGACCAGGTCAAGGGCGCGCTCTACCCCGACACCGCCGATCTCGAGGACTTCAGCCACGAGCGGGTGCGACGACTGCTGGACTTCGTACGCGGCGAACCGGTCACCGACTTCAGCGGGGTCGAGGGCTTCGAGGTGTTCTCCGACCGTGTCCAGCCGCACTCCCCGGGGCTCGGCCGCCGCATGTGGTACGGCGGTGGCAGCCTGCGGTCGGCCCAGTGGGCCGGTGAGCACGGAATGAACCTGCTCACCAGCAGTGTCGTGAAGGCGGAGGAGTCCGAGGACTTCGCCGAGATCCAGCTCTCGCACATACGGACCTTCCGCGCCCACCACCCCGACGGCGACCGTGCCCGCGTTTCCCAAGGGCTTGTCGTCATCCCCACCGACACCGCCTCGCCGGGGCAGCGCGCGAAGTATGAGCAGTACGCCCTGCAGCGCATGCCGCGTACGGCCACGCCCCAGGGGCCGGCGCGGATGATGTTCGCGCCCGATCTCGTCGGCACCTCCGAGGAGATCGCCGAACGGCTTGCCTCCCATGCCGCCTTCCGGGAGGTCGACGAGGTGGCGTTCGCTCTGCCCTTCACCTTCGACCACGAGGACTACGTCCAGATCCTCACGGACATCGCCACCCGGCTCGGCCCGGCGCTGGGCTGGCAGGCGGCCCCGTAG